One stretch of Flavobacterium sp. 9 DNA includes these proteins:
- a CDS encoding SusD/RagB family nutrient-binding outer membrane lipoprotein: protein MKIKHIIIVLLSAFTVVGCTDNFDELIKDPVALSPNPAGQLTFIQLCMSGNGYYQHRTNLIYSGGFIQHYSGSWAVTEYGGKFKPVDDYATALWRSVYSNEMKNVVDIIDKTNGDPTAVNMNAVGKIMKVMIAQRLTDFYGDVPYSEAGLGFSKGIVTPKYDKQEDIYNSFFKELEEASAQLNPGGGSVKGDLFYSGDISKWKKLANTIRLRLAMRISEVKPAEAEKQAKAAFQNGVFESNADNCIMKHLGFPFNDDPSKLDFRGNGLSYGFIGDQGGDHFSSLLINYLRDNGDPRLTMLATPKTASSTGGGGPKPGENLYEGVVPGSFIWEVPGGSEAVSDIQPYYQQLTTPFLHVSYSESQLLLAEAAYRGWVSGSAADFYKKGVEAGVKQLEVYGAPAASQASINTYLSAKPLVAGTEKEQIATQLWVTYLFNSMEAYSNWRRTGFPHLVPITNSDSGTGGVVPTRLYYPNDEMQKNEKNYQEAVARLGGKNDWLGKVWWDAN, encoded by the coding sequence ATGAAAATTAAGCATATAATAATAGTCCTACTTTCAGCATTTACGGTAGTAGGCTGTACAGACAATTTTGACGAGCTGATAAAAGATCCGGTTGCGTTAAGTCCAAATCCGGCAGGTCAGCTTACATTTATTCAGTTATGTATGTCCGGTAATGGATATTATCAACATAGAACCAATTTAATATATTCAGGAGGTTTTATTCAACATTATTCCGGTTCATGGGCAGTAACAGAATATGGCGGAAAATTTAAGCCAGTCGATGATTATGCAACGGCATTATGGAGAAGTGTATATTCTAATGAAATGAAAAATGTTGTAGATATCATTGATAAGACTAATGGAGATCCTACGGCGGTAAATATGAATGCTGTTGGTAAAATTATGAAAGTAATGATTGCACAGCGTTTAACTGATTTTTATGGAGATGTTCCTTATTCAGAAGCTGGTTTAGGTTTCTCTAAAGGAATTGTAACACCTAAATACGATAAACAAGAGGATATATATAATTCCTTTTTCAAAGAATTAGAAGAAGCTTCTGCTCAGTTAAATCCAGGTGGAGGTTCGGTAAAAGGAGACTTGTTTTATAGTGGAGATATTTCAAAGTGGAAAAAATTAGCCAATACAATACGTTTACGTTTGGCTATGAGAATCTCAGAAGTAAAACCTGCAGAAGCAGAAAAGCAAGCAAAAGCAGCTTTTCAGAATGGAGTTTTTGAAAGTAATGCGGATAACTGTATTATGAAACATTTAGGTTTTCCTTTTAACGATGATCCTTCAAAACTTGATTTTAGAGGAAACGGACTGTCTTACGGTTTTATTGGAGACCAAGGAGGAGATCACTTTAGTTCTTTGCTAATTAATTATTTAAGAGATAATGGAGATCCTAGATTAACGATGTTGGCAACTCCAAAAACAGCAAGCTCAACAGGTGGTGGAGGACCTAAACCAGGAGAAAATTTATATGAAGGAGTTGTTCCGGGATCTTTTATCTGGGAAGTTCCTGGAGGTTCAGAAGCGGTATCAGATATTCAGCCTTACTACCAACAATTAACGACTCCGTTTTTACATGTGAGTTATTCAGAGTCACAATTGTTATTAGCAGAAGCTGCATACAGAGGATGGGTTTCAGGTTCAGCAGCAGACTTTTATAAAAAAGGAGTTGAAGCAGGCGTGAAACAGTTAGAAGTTTATGGTGCACCTGCGGCAAGTCAGGCTAGTATAAATACTTATCTTTCTGCAAAACCTTTAGTGGCCGGAACAGAAAAAGAACAAATTGCAACACAACTTTGGGTTACTTATTTGTTTAATAGTATGGAAGCTTATTCAAACTGGAGAAGAACAGGATTTCCTCATTTAGTACCAATAACAAATTCAGATTCCGGAACTGGAGGAGTTGTACCAACACGTTTGTATTATCCAAATGATGAGATGCAGAAAAATGAAAAAAACTATCAGGAAGCTGTAGCAAGACTTGGAGGTAAGAATGATTGGTTAGGTAAAGTTTGGTGGGATGCAAACTAA
- a CDS encoding glycosyl hydrolase family 18 protein yields the protein MIKNKALLGILFFISSLLSAYSCSNDKETNPINIKTKTARVVGYLSTDNISKMNSIQFCKLTHLNIAFANPDKNGNLIFSGDIDALIKYAKSVNPNIVISISLAGGVISPEQAANWSYLIDKPENRPALIQNIINFVELHHLDGVDVDLEWDAVTSGYSGFVIELKKSLTEHKKLLTAALPNNTRFENINSEALNAFDFLNIMAYDSTGPWTPNNPGQHSSMAFAKDGINFWHKLQNVSSDKLTLGVPFYGYNFTYPEATSSTFAQIVEAGTQFADQDEIGKIYYNGRPTISQKVEFASQNTGGIMIWELAQDSFGEYSLLDVIHKKYTSLKTQTTGLCGN from the coding sequence ATGATAAAAAATAAAGCCTTATTAGGCATCCTTTTTTTTATAAGCTCGCTTTTGTCTGCTTATAGTTGTTCGAATGATAAAGAAACAAATCCGATAAATATAAAAACTAAAACAGCCAGAGTTGTTGGATATTTATCAACGGATAATATTAGCAAAATGAATTCAATTCAGTTTTGCAAATTAACACACCTTAATATAGCATTTGCAAATCCGGATAAAAATGGTAATTTAATTTTTTCAGGAGATATTGATGCACTTATTAAATATGCTAAATCGGTTAATCCTAATATTGTAATAAGTATTTCTCTTGCGGGTGGAGTAATTTCTCCGGAGCAAGCTGCAAATTGGTCTTATTTAATTGATAAACCCGAAAATAGACCAGCTTTAATTCAAAACATAATAAATTTTGTTGAATTGCACCATTTAGATGGAGTAGATGTAGATCTTGAATGGGATGCGGTAACTTCGGGATATAGCGGTTTTGTTATTGAATTAAAAAAGAGTCTTACAGAACATAAAAAACTTTTAACTGCTGCTTTACCCAATAATACCAGATTCGAAAATATAAATTCAGAAGCTTTGAATGCTTTCGATTTTCTGAATATTATGGCGTATGATAGTACCGGTCCGTGGACACCTAATAATCCCGGGCAACATAGTTCGATGGCTTTCGCCAAAGACGGAATTAATTTTTGGCACAAACTTCAAAATGTATCCAGCGATAAATTGACTCTCGGTGTTCCTTTTTATGGATATAATTTTACTTATCCGGAAGCTACCAGTTCTACTTTTGCTCAGATTGTAGAAGCAGGAACTCAATTTGCAGATCAGGACGAAATAGGAAAAATTTATTATAACGGCAGACCAACCATTTCGCAAAAAGTAGAATTTGCTTCTCAAAACACAGGAGGAATTATGATTTGGGAATTAGCGCAAGATTCTTTTGGTGAATATTCTTTGCTGGATGTTATTCATAAAAAATATACTTCTTTAAAAACTCAAACAACCGGATTGTGTGGGAATTAG
- a CDS encoding SusC/RagA family TonB-linked outer membrane protein yields MKKIFLIFMIVFTAQVSLAQVKSVKGVITDAEGMPLPGASVAVQGGQKGSSTDFDGLYTIEVQKGQTLVFSYVGLETQSIVVGDVSTINVKMKQASSNALNEVVVTSLGIKRSKKTLTYAAQEVKGEEVTRVKDANLMNSLSGKVAGLIVGKSSAGAGGAVKVTIRGNSSATNNQPLYVVDGIPLLNSTSAMSNQVFGDTAGGNRDGGDAISMMNPDDIESMTVLKGASAAALYGSQGANGVILITTKKGKEGKVTATYNASVFVDNVVSLPDFQTNYGADPSSDKTWGAAKKSPDHVKDFYNTGVTMINSISVNSGTDKSTTSLTYANTKVDGVIPTNEFKKNNIALRQSVKLFDDQITVDAALSYAEQTIDNKPTNGLYFNPLTGVYLFPRGNDFADYYKNYEVFNPARNLMTQRWPSQTSDIIQNPGWILNRNASIDKNQSLISSAAITYKANNWLSIKARGGYNRLYNTFDKRMYAGTNETLAPSTGRYIYSDSESYQLYGDLIATINTKFNDDFSFSANLGTSLTKSTINDAYVSDSGQKNGLVNANWFNTGNFVSAERNAHTIGGKKEVQSVFASATFGYKDMLYLDVTGRNDWSSTLVNTDNLSFFYPSVGLSAILSQMVTLPEAISYAKVRASYAEVGNDVSAFLTSPVNTLVGGVVTPPIVGPKPGSSLKPEMQNSYEFGTEWRFLNNRIGFDFTYYRNETKNQLITSPAPIPNTTGYTNYAFNAGSIENKGFEITVTGKAIQTDNFSWDLGLNYASNKNTVLDLGKGANGEVNTVILTNGDPNSYRYVMKEGQPFGTIQGKNILRNAQGQMLLAGVGADALAQKTDWVDMGSSNPDFMLGFSNSFKYKKLTLNVLIDGRFGGNVMSLTEAMLDSYGVSKATGDARDAGGVKVNAIDGNGNPVTVMSAKNYYSSVGDRAGATGEYMYKATNVKLGELSLGYTFDFSKETVFKTVNLALVGKNLFFFYKDAPFDPNVTLSSGEGLQGVDIFGAPSTRSIGVNLNLTF; encoded by the coding sequence ATGAAAAAAATTTTCTTAATCTTTATGATTGTTTTTACGGCGCAAGTTTCGCTTGCACAAGTAAAAAGTGTCAAGGGTGTGATTACGGATGCTGAGGGGATGCCATTGCCAGGGGCATCTGTTGCTGTACAAGGAGGTCAAAAAGGTTCTTCTACCGATTTTGATGGTTTGTACACAATTGAAGTACAAAAAGGACAGACTTTAGTTTTTAGCTATGTTGGTCTTGAAACACAAAGCATAGTTGTAGGTGATGTTTCTACAATTAATGTAAAAATGAAACAAGCATCTTCAAATGCACTTAACGAAGTTGTTGTAACTTCATTAGGTATTAAAAGATCAAAAAAGACTCTTACTTATGCTGCACAAGAAGTAAAAGGTGAAGAGGTTACGAGAGTTAAAGATGCTAACTTAATGAACAGTTTATCTGGTAAAGTTGCAGGTTTAATTGTTGGTAAAAGTTCTGCAGGAGCTGGTGGTGCTGTAAAAGTAACTATTCGTGGTAACTCATCTGCTACAAACAATCAGCCATTATATGTTGTTGACGGAATCCCGTTATTGAACTCTACTTCTGCTATGTCAAACCAGGTTTTTGGTGATACAGCCGGAGGTAACAGAGATGGTGGAGATGCAATCTCAATGATGAACCCTGATGATATCGAATCGATGACAGTTCTTAAAGGAGCTTCTGCTGCTGCTTTGTATGGTTCTCAAGGTGCAAATGGTGTTATCTTAATTACAACTAAAAAAGGTAAAGAAGGAAAAGTAACAGCAACCTATAATGCAAGTGTATTTGTAGATAATGTAGTTTCTTTACCTGATTTTCAAACTAATTATGGAGCAGATCCATCATCTGATAAAACTTGGGGTGCTGCAAAAAAATCTCCTGATCATGTTAAAGATTTTTACAATACTGGTGTAACGATGATTAACTCTATCTCAGTAAATAGTGGTACAGATAAATCTACAACTAGTCTTACTTATGCAAATACTAAAGTTGATGGAGTAATACCAACAAATGAGTTTAAGAAAAATAACATTGCACTTCGTCAAAGTGTTAAATTGTTTGATGATCAGATAACTGTTGATGCTGCATTATCTTATGCTGAACAAACAATCGATAATAAGCCAACAAACGGATTATATTTCAATCCATTAACAGGAGTTTATTTGTTTCCAAGAGGAAATGATTTTGCTGATTACTACAAAAATTATGAAGTATTTAATCCTGCTAGAAACTTAATGACTCAAAGATGGCCATCACAAACATCTGATATTATTCAAAACCCAGGTTGGATTTTAAACAGAAATGCATCTATCGATAAAAATCAATCATTAATTAGTTCTGCTGCAATTACATACAAAGCAAACAACTGGTTAAGTATTAAAGCTCGTGGAGGTTATAACAGATTGTACAATACTTTCGATAAAAGAATGTATGCAGGAACAAACGAAACATTGGCTCCATCTACAGGTAGATATATCTACTCAGATAGTGAAAGTTATCAATTATATGGTGATTTAATTGCTACTATCAATACAAAATTCAACGATGATTTTTCATTCAGTGCTAATCTTGGTACGAGTTTAACAAAGTCTACAATTAATGATGCTTATGTAAGCGATTCAGGTCAAAAGAATGGTTTAGTGAATGCAAACTGGTTTAATACTGGTAACTTTGTATCTGCTGAAAGAAATGCACACACTATTGGTGGTAAAAAAGAAGTTCAATCAGTTTTTGCAAGCGCAACTTTTGGTTACAAAGACATGCTTTATCTTGATGTAACAGGAAGAAATGACTGGTCATCTACATTAGTAAATACAGATAATTTAAGTTTCTTTTATCCTTCTGTAGGTTTATCTGCTATCTTAAGCCAAATGGTAACATTACCGGAAGCAATAAGCTATGCTAAAGTAAGAGCTTCTTATGCTGAGGTAGGTAATGACGTTTCTGCATTTTTAACTTCACCGGTAAATACTTTAGTTGGTGGTGTTGTTACACCTCCAATAGTTGGACCAAAGCCAGGTTCTTCATTGAAACCAGAGATGCAGAATTCTTATGAGTTTGGTACTGAATGGAGATTCTTGAATAATAGAATTGGATTTGATTTTACTTATTACAGAAACGAAACTAAAAATCAATTAATTACATCTCCGGCTCCAATTCCAAATACTACAGGATATACTAACTACGCATTTAATGCAGGAAGTATTGAAAATAAAGGTTTTGAAATTACAGTAACTGGTAAAGCAATTCAAACAGATAACTTTTCTTGGGATCTTGGATTGAATTATGCTTCAAATAAAAATACAGTACTTGATTTAGGTAAAGGTGCAAATGGAGAAGTCAATACAGTTATCTTGACTAATGGTGATCCAAATAGCTATAGATATGTTATGAAAGAAGGACAACCATTCGGGACAATTCAAGGGAAGAATATTTTGAGAAATGCACAAGGTCAAATGTTGCTTGCTGGTGTTGGAGCTGATGCTCTGGCTCAAAAAACGGACTGGGTAGACATGGGAAGTTCAAACCCTGATTTTATGTTAGGTTTTTCAAACTCTTTCAAGTACAAAAAATTAACTTTAAATGTGCTTATTGATGGAAGATTTGGTGGTAATGTAATGAGTTTGACAGAAGCAATGCTTGATTCTTATGGAGTATCTAAAGCTACTGGTGATGCAAGAGATGCTGGAGGCGTTAAAGTAAATGCAATAGATGGTAACGGAAATCCAGTAACTGTAATGTCTGCAAAAAATTACTATAGTTCAGTTGGAGATAGAGCTGGTGCTACTGGAGAGTACATGTACAAAGCAACAAACGTTAAATTAGGAGAGCTTTCTTTAGGATATACTTTTGATTTCAGTAAAGAAACAGTTTTCAAAACAGTGAATCTTGCGCTTGTTGGTAAAAACTTATTTTTCTTCTACAAAGATGCTCCGTTTGATCCAAACGTAACATTAAGTTCTGGAGAAGGATTGCAAGGTGTTGATATTTTTGGTGCTCCATCAACAAGAAGTATTGGTGTTAATTTAAATTTAACTTTCTAA